A genome region from Deltaproteobacteria bacterium includes the following:
- a CDS encoding PadR family transcriptional regulator — translation MSLKYSILGLLQYRDMHGYQIKKTIEDQFGHMWTINYGQIYPNLKKLKDEGLVTMIEDANHGQKGPSRKMYSITDKGNQVFLEWLERLPEKNMILRDPFLMRFVFFGFGDKKRSIEIVEDQITLYKAQMKKRRENLERLQHHDIYVRLMAELGVSMNELLLEWLERSRKEIGKSMKDPTASSSRRLW, via the coding sequence ATGTCTTTAAAATATTCAATCCTGGGATTGCTCCAATACAGGGATATGCATGGTTATCAAATCAAGAAAACCATAGAAGACCAATTCGGGCACATGTGGACCATCAACTATGGTCAGATCTATCCCAACCTGAAAAAGCTCAAGGACGAAGGCCTCGTGACCATGATCGAAGACGCGAATCATGGCCAAAAAGGGCCCAGCCGAAAAATGTACTCCATCACCGACAAGGGGAATCAGGTCTTTCTTGAATGGCTGGAGCGCCTGCCCGAAAAAAATATGATTCTCAGGGATCCCTTTCTCATGCGCTTTGTCTTCTTTGGCTTTGGAGACAAGAAACGTTCCATTGAAATCGTTGAAGACCAGATAACTCTCTATAAGGCCCAGATGAAAAAGAGGCGGGAGAATCTTGAGCGTCTGCAGCATCATGATATCTACGTCCGTCTGATGGCCGAGTTGGGGGTCAGTATGAACGAACTGCTTTTGGAGTGGCTTGAGCGATCGCGTAAAGAGATAGGAAAGTCAATGAAAGACCCAACCGCATCCAGTTCACGCCGTTTATGGA
- a CDS encoding putative addiction module antidote protein, giving the protein MAKTKTSKYDVAEHLRTPEEMAAYLEACLEEANGDAAFIAKALGDIARAKGMTQVARDAGLSRESLYKALSGERTPGFDTILKVVGALGLKLHAEAIHVNA; this is encoded by the coding sequence ATGGCAAAGACAAAAACCAGCAAATACGATGTGGCAGAACACCTTCGTACCCCAGAGGAAATGGCGGCATACCTTGAAGCCTGCTTGGAAGAGGCGAATGGGGACGCCGCTTTTATCGCAAAAGCACTAGGAGATATTGCCCGTGCAAAGGGCATGACACAGGTGGCGCGTGACGCAGGTTTGTCCCGCGAAAGCCTTTACAAGGCCCTCTCAGGAGAACGCACCCCCGGGTTTGACACAATACTTAAGGTTGTTGGCGCTCTTGGCTTGAAACTACATGCAGAAGCTATTCATGTAAATGCCTAA
- a CDS encoding MaoC family dehydratase — MTKTHFITPPEDRYLEDYVEGDVHEFGPIFITENDIIEFGKKFDPQVFHTDPVKAKETVYGGVIASGWHTSSLFMRLFVENYLAGKASLGSPGVDELRWLKPVRPGDSLMLRVTVHKVKPSTTKPDRGVLFSFCEMVNQENAVVSTMMALNLIRYRHRS, encoded by the coding sequence ATGACAAAAACCCATTTTATCACGCCACCGGAAGATCGGTATTTGGAAGACTACGTGGAAGGCGATGTCCACGAGTTCGGACCGATCTTTATCACGGAAAATGACATTATCGAGTTCGGCAAGAAGTTTGATCCGCAAGTTTTCCATACCGACCCGGTAAAAGCCAAAGAAACGGTTTACGGGGGGGTGATCGCCAGCGGTTGGCACACCTCCAGTCTGTTTATGCGGCTGTTTGTCGAGAACTACTTGGCAGGTAAGGCCAGCCTGGGTAGCCCGGGAGTGGACGAGCTCCGTTGGCTCAAACCGGTCCGGCCCGGTGACAGTCTGATGTTGCGTGTCACTGTTCATAAAGTGAAACCATCGACCACAAAGCCGGATCGGGGAGTGTTGTTCTCTTTTTGCGAAATGGTAAATCAAGAAAACGCAGTGGTGTCAACCATGATGGCCCTTAATTTGATCCGGTATCGCCACAGGTCCTGA
- a CDS encoding mechanosensitive ion channel family protein, producing the protein MNAMEAELQKLREASDMVTLYGPGIIRALIILVVGLVLAKLILKYARLILRRLNLKEATLSVVVNVLFILIVTLFVAMAARFLGLEAMVIGRVIIAVSLILIGLVVIFRPLMPTLPFKVGNTIKTGTLLGKVEGTTLMNTRIRTFDGKTVFVPHSKVLNDYLINYHLIPNRQIRIDFPIGYGEDLLKAKAVLSEILAEDPRILKAPPARVFVIDLTVGGVQLAAWSWVKNIDYWRTRCDLLEKIKFRFDHEGIGFAMPRRLVHIQGASEDRMEVEDLVG; encoded by the coding sequence ATGAATGCGATGGAAGCTGAACTTCAAAAGCTGAGAGAGGCGAGTGATATGGTGACCCTCTACGGTCCGGGTATCATTCGCGCGCTCATCATTCTGGTGGTTGGTCTGGTGCTTGCCAAACTGATCCTGAAGTACGCCAGACTGATCCTTCGAAGATTGAACCTGAAGGAGGCCACCCTTTCGGTAGTGGTCAATGTCCTCTTTATCCTGATCGTCACTCTTTTTGTGGCCATGGCCGCACGATTCCTCGGTCTGGAGGCCATGGTGATCGGACGCGTTATCATCGCCGTTTCACTGATCCTCATCGGTCTTGTGGTCATCTTCAGACCGCTGATGCCTACCCTTCCCTTCAAGGTGGGAAATACCATCAAGACCGGTACGCTTCTTGGGAAAGTAGAGGGCACGACCCTCATGAATACGCGCATCCGGACCTTTGACGGCAAGACCGTATTCGTTCCCCACAGCAAGGTGCTCAACGATTATCTGATCAACTATCATCTCATCCCCAATCGGCAGATCAGGATCGATTTCCCCATCGGATATGGAGAGGACCTCCTCAAGGCCAAGGCGGTTCTGTCGGAGATCCTGGCGGAAGATCCGAGAATCCTCAAGGCCCCGCCCGCCAGGGTTTTTGTCATCGACCTGACCGTGGGGGGTGTACAACTGGCCGCCTGGTCCTGGGTCAAAAACATCGATTACTGGCGCACGCGTTGCGACCTGCTTGAAAAGATCAAATTCCGTTTCGACCATGAAGGGATCGGTTTCGCCATGCCGAGACGTCTCGTTCATATCCAGGGGGCTTCAGAGGACCGCATGGAGGTGGAGGACCTGGTCGGTTGA